A stretch of Elephas maximus indicus isolate mEleMax1 chromosome 20, mEleMax1 primary haplotype, whole genome shotgun sequence DNA encodes these proteins:
- the LOC126064175 gene encoding olfactory receptor 8K3-like: MDKHNLTVLNEFILIGITDRPELQAPLFGLFLIIYMISVVDNLGIIILTKIDSTLQTPMYFFLRHLAITDLFYSTTVGPKMLVNFVVDVSIISYYFCATQLAFFILFIVSELFILSAMSYDRYVAICNPLLYTVIMSQRVCWVLVASTYLYGTFVSLLITIKIFNSSFCGYNIINHFYCDVPPFFSLLCSNTHEIELILLVLASFDFTSSLLIVLVSYLLLLIAILRMNSAEGRYKAFSTCGSHLTVLVLFYGPSIFMYMQPMSSHSSDTDKVASVFYTLVIPMLNPLIYSLRNKDVKYALLKT, from the coding sequence atggacaaacacaatctaacagtgctgaatgaattcattctgatCGGAATAACAGACCGCCCAGAGCTGCAGGCTCCATTGTtcgggctgttcctcatcatctacatgatctcagtggtggACAACTTGGGCATTATCATTCTCACCAAGATAGACTCCACACTACAAacacccatgtatttttttctgagacacctggctatcactgatctttTTTATTCAACAACTGTGGGACCCAAAATGTTagtaaattttgttgtggatgTAAGCATAATTTCCTATTACTTTTGTGCTACACAGctagctttttttattttgttcatagTTAGTGAGCTAtttattctgtcagcaatgtcctATGACCGATACGTGGCtatctgtaaccctctgctctacacagtcatcatgtcgCAAAGAGTGTGCTGGGTGCTGGTTGCAAGCACCTATCTCTACGgcacatttgtttctcttctcatcaccataaagatttttaattcaTCCTTCTGTGGCTACAATATCATCAATCATTTCTACTGTGATGTTCCACCCTTTTTCTCCTTGCTCTGCTCAAACACACATGAAATCGAATTGATCCTCCTTGTCttagcatcttttgattttactTCATCCCTCCTGATAGTTCTTGTTTCTTATCTGCTCCTTCTTATAGCTATTCTCAGGATGAACTCAGCTGAGggcaggtacaaggccttctccacctgtggatcccacctgacgGTTTTGGTATTGTTCTATGGGCCTTCAATCTTTATGTACATGCAGCCCATGTCCAGTCACTCTTCTGACACTGATAAAGTGGCTTCCGTATTTTACACCCTGGttatccccatgttgaatcccttgatttatagcttgaggaacaaagatgtaaaatatgcCCTACTTAAGACATAA